Proteins co-encoded in one Deltaproteobacteria bacterium genomic window:
- a CDS encoding FAD-dependent oxidoreductase, translating to MNGHARGNRPRVVIIGAGFGGLWAARGLAGKPVSVTVLDRNNYHTFLPLLYQVAAAELEPEEITYPVRGMLRHIPGVRFSMSEVSRIDLPSKSVYAGDRIFSYDYLVVAGGTTSHFFGVPGAAEHTFPLKTIEEGIVLRNRILSRFEKAAGSRDPGLLKRALTFVIIGGGATGVEYAGALIELIKGPFVKDYPEIDFRHVRLILLEGTGRLLSSLPEKLGEYAGRRLSKLGVSVRTGLQVTRVTKEGVLLQDGSSIDSETVIWTAGITGSPFLEQWGLPADEHGRAAVYPTLQLPGHPEVYVVGDLLEKPHPMLAPVAIQQGTAAAENIGRQLRGEKPVPFSYRDRGTMVVIGRNAAVAHIGERAYTGFFAWILWLVVHIIKLMGFRNRLLVLINWAWDYFFFERAVKIILPTTRLGGAE from the coding sequence ATGAATGGCCACGCCCGGGGGAATCGGCCCCGGGTAGTTATTATCGGTGCAGGCTTCGGCGGCCTTTGGGCCGCCCGGGGCCTGGCCGGCAAGCCTGTTTCTGTCACTGTTCTCGATCGGAACAATTATCACACCTTTCTCCCGCTTCTCTACCAGGTGGCGGCAGCCGAGCTGGAGCCTGAAGAGATAACCTATCCGGTCAGAGGAATGCTCCGTCACATTCCGGGCGTGCGCTTTTCCATGTCGGAAGTCTCGAGGATAGATCTTCCCTCAAAGTCCGTTTATGCCGGTGACCGCATCTTTTCCTACGACTATCTCGTCGTGGCCGGGGGTACCACGTCACACTTTTTCGGTGTTCCGGGCGCGGCGGAGCATACCTTTCCTTTGAAAACAATCGAGGAAGGGATAGTGCTCAGGAACAGGATACTTTCCCGTTTCGAGAAGGCCGCGGGGAGCCGGGACCCCGGTCTGTTGAAAAGGGCGCTCACCTTTGTCATTATCGGGGGGGGAGCCACCGGTGTGGAATATGCGGGTGCTCTGATCGAACTTATCAAAGGCCCTTTCGTCAAAGACTATCCCGAGATAGATTTTCGCCATGTACGGCTCATTCTCCTCGAGGGTACGGGAAGGCTGTTATCCAGTTTGCCGGAGAAGCTGGGCGAATATGCCGGGAGGCGCCTGTCGAAACTGGGGGTCTCGGTCCGCACCGGATTGCAGGTTACGCGAGTGACCAAGGAGGGCGTTCTTTTGCAGGATGGCTCCTCAATCGATTCGGAAACCGTTATCTGGACTGCCGGTATTACCGGTTCCCCCTTCCTCGAGCAGTGGGGGCTCCCGGCGGACGAACATGGTCGTGCAGCAGTGTACCCGACCCTTCAGCTTCCCGGTCACCCGGAGGTCTACGTGGTCGGCGACCTCCTTGAAAAGCCTCATCCCATGCTGGCCCCCGTTGCCATACAGCAGGGAACGGCGGCCGCGGAGAATATCGGGCGTCAGCTGAGGGGCGAGAAACCGGTTCCCTTTTCCTACCGGGACAGGGGAACGATGGTGGTTATCGGAAGGAACGCAGCAGTCGCGCATATCGGAGAGAGGGCATACACCGGATTTTTCGCCTGGATTCTCTGGCTGGTTGTCCACATAATAAAACTCATGGGCTTTAGAAACCGGCTCCTCGTGCTCATAAACTGGGCATGGGATTATTTCTTCTTCGAGCGCGCCGTCAAGATCATCCTGCCCACGACCAGGTTGGGTGGTGCCGAGTGA
- a CDS encoding cupin domain-containing protein → MSRRKTRFTSVDDLRAYTEEKFNPTALYEDGNVKVILAFFKKGQFIPVHSPGVDLFLFVIEGEGEVVAGDERRQVKSGDIVTVSRGEKRGVRASSDMAVLHVVTPAPTEEDHREVQEGLRRGSWI, encoded by the coding sequence GTGAGCCGACGGAAAACCCGTTTTACCAGCGTAGATGACCTGAGAGCGTACACGGAGGAAAAGTTCAATCCAACAGCCCTGTACGAGGACGGGAACGTGAAGGTTATCCTCGCTTTCTTTAAAAAGGGGCAGTTTATCCCCGTTCACAGCCCGGGGGTGGATCTTTTCCTCTTTGTCATCGAGGGGGAGGGAGAGGTGGTGGCGGGAGACGAGAGAAGGCAGGTGAAAAGTGGCGACATCGTCACCGTTTCGCGGGGGGAAAAAAGAGGGGTCAGGGCGAGCTCGGACATGGCTGTCCTCCATGTCGTGACACCGGCACCCACCGAAGAGGATCACCGTGAGGTGCAGGAGGGGCTCAGGAGAGGAAGCTGGATATAA
- a CDS encoding metalloregulator ArsR/SmtB family transcription factor has protein sequence MKDIVAILKALSDENRMRILKLLENRNLCVCELEVLLNLSQPAVSHHLKVLYNAGLVDFEKEGLFVNYRLADGVAPEVENLRKVLLEALAGKEKVVEDLGKVKGIDREKICSDKK, from the coding sequence ATGAAAGACATCGTAGCCATATTGAAAGCCCTGTCCGACGAAAACAGGATGAGGATTCTAAAGCTCCTGGAAAATCGCAACCTCTGCGTCTGCGAGCTCGAGGTCCTGCTCAACCTCTCTCAGCCCGCGGTTTCTCACCATCTCAAGGTGCTCTACAACGCAGGTCTCGTTGATTTTGAAAAGGAGGGGCTCTTTGTGAACTACCGGCTCGCCGATGGGGTTGCCCCCGAAGTTGAAAATCTGAGAAAGGTGCTCCTCGAGGCCCTCGCGGGGAAGGAGAAGGTGGTGGAGGACCTCGGTAAGGTAAAGGGCATCGACAGGGAAAAGATCTGCAGCGACAAAAAGTAA